The Methanobrevibacter millerae genome includes the window TTGTTTAATAATTTGCAAGCTCTTGCATGTGCATATTGTATTGAAGCGCAGCCTCTCTCAAAGCTTAATGCCTCATCCCATTTGAATGTCAGGTGTTTTTCCGGGGATAGCTTTGCAATGAAGAATCTGATAGCTCCAATTCCGATTTTTTCAGCCATTGGTGCAATTTCTGCATCTGTCAAATCAGGATTTCTGGATTTGATTTCTTTTGTTGCTCTTAAAATTGCTTCATCAACTAAATCGTCAACTGATACGAATTTTCCTTTTCTGGTTGACATGGATCCTTCAGGTAGTGTAATGAATTCATAAAATATTACTTCAGGAGCCTTTTCCTTTAATATTTCTTCAAAAATCACTTTCATCTGTTTTGAAGATAGTTTGTGGTCTGAACCTAATATGTCTAATACCACATCACCTAATGTTGCCTTATATCTGTGATATGCCAAATCTCTTGTTGAGTAAAGTGAAGTACCGTTTGATCTTCTTAAAACGAATTCCTTTTCAATATTGTAGAATTTCAAATCGATGTAGTCAACATCTTCATGGGATACGAATCCCTCTTTTTCAAAGTAGTTGACAAGGTCACTTACTTCTCCGTTTCTGATGAAAGTTCCTTCCCATACAAAGTCGTCATGATGTATGTTCATTCTGTGAAGTGTGTCCTTTATTCCTGAAACGCAGCTTTCCACAACATGTTCAAAGGTTTTATTCAATTCCTCATCTTCACCCTTTTCGTATTTTTGAATGAGTTCGCTTACTTTTGTATTGGCCGCTTCGTTTTCATCAACTTCCTTATTTGCTAAGAAGTATAGTTTACCGATTTTTTCATCTATCTTTTCTCCTTCCTGGTCTTCGATTTTCAGACCCATTTCAGTTATACCATAAACGATTATTGCAATTTGGCGCCCCATGTCATTTACATAGTATTGGGTTTCAACTTCACGTCCTGCCAGTTTCAATAGTCTTGCAAGTGAATCTCCAAAGATTGAGTTACGAACATGTCCGATATGCAATGGTCCGTTAGGATTTGCGGAGGTATGTTCCAATATAATCTTTTCATCAACTTTATCCAATTTACCGTAACTGTCATCTACCTTTTCAAGTAACAATTTTGAGAATTTTGAATAGTCAATAAAGAAGTTAACATAAGGGCCGAAGTTTTGAACTTTTTCAAATATGTCCGGAACTTCAATTTTAGAGACCAGATCTTCAGCAACAAGATTAGGAGCAGTTTTTAATTTTTTTGTAAGTGCAAAAGCTATTGTACTAGCTAAATCTCCTAATTTTGGGTCTGGTGGAAATTCCAAACGGAAATTTCTATCTATATCTTCATCATATTGATCTAATGCCTTGTTTAAAGCATCAATTGCTTGTTTTTCAATTTCAAAATACATTTATTCACCTTTAAATAATTATAATCCTCTTAACCACAATGAAATGTTACCAATCCATGGAATTACGATAGGCTTATCTCCCCATTTAAGCACTCTTGACTCGATTTGGTCTGAAGTTACATAGTATGGGTCTGACCGGTTGTTATTGTCTCCTTTTATCTCATACATCGTCGTTCCATTTATCTCTTTTATATCAATGATTCTGTGAATGACCGGCTGGTTAAACCATTTTGCATCATAAACAACAATATCTCCTTTTTCAACACTTTTTCGGTCGAATTCATGCAATCCAAGGAAATCTGCCTTTTCTATTACTACTATATCTCCTCTATAGAATACAGGCTCCATACTTCCTGAAACAACGACATTCAAGTGTTGGGCGGCGATTAAAACAATTGCAAGAATTATGATGTATGATGCAATCTCTTTGTAATCTACCATTTTAACACCTTAATATTTATTTTTCTTGTTGAATGCCACAGCCAGTGCAATTTCAATTGCATCGGAGGTGTCCTGCAAATCTGCCATGCTGTGTGCACTTGAAATAAAGTTACATTCAAATTGGCTAGGTGGTATGAACACGCCTTCTTTTAATAAAGCTCTAAAGTATCTTAAAAAGCTTTCAGTATCAGACTTTTGAGCGTCAGCATAATTATAAACTTCAGCAGGATTCAAATAAATCTGAAACATTGATGCAAGTCCTACACATTGAATATTGTATTGCTCATCATCGATTATTGATTCAATGTTTCCTCTCAGGAAATTTCCTTTCCTTTCTAAGTCTTTATAGAATTTATCATCCAATTGTGATAGTGTAGATAATCCTGCTTGGACAGAAATTGGGTTACCACTAAACGTTCCTGCTTGATAAACCGGTCCTTGCGGAGCTATCAATTCCATAATTTCTCTTTTACCACAGAAAGCGCCCATTGGAAGACCTCCACCGACAATTTTTCCCAATGTTGTCAAATCTGGAGTGACTCCATAATATTGCTGAGCACCACCTCTGGAAGCTCTAAAACCGGTAATAACTTCATCAAATATTAATATTATATCATTTTCTTCAGTTATTTTACGTACAAACTCTAAAAATCCAGGTTTTGGTTCAATACATCCAACATTACCCATAACCACTTCCATTATCAGGCATGCAATGTTTTCACCTTCCTTTTCAATCATTTCACTTAAGGCTTCCTCATCATTAAATGGAACTGATAATGTATTTTTTGTTGTGTCTGTTGGAATACCGGCGGAATCAGGCAAGCATGCTGCACCGGATCCTCCTTTAACCAAAACATAATCGTGAGCTCCGTGATATGCTCCTTCAAACTTGATGATTTTGTCGCGACCTGTAAAGCCACGGGCTAATCTTATTGCACTCATGGTAGCTTCGGTTCCGCTGTTACAGAATCTGACCATTTCAGCACAAGGTATCCTGTCAACAACTTCGCGGGCAAGTTTAATTTCATTTTCAGTCGGAGCACCGTATGCCGTACCGATAGTTAACTGATTGGAAACTTCACGTACAACTTTAGGGTTTGCATGTCCAAGTATTAACGGACCGTAAGCCAGACAGTGGTCAATATACGTATTTTCTTCACTATCTGTTATCTTACAACCACCAGCACTCTTAACAAAAAATGGATAAGGCTTGAATGCACGTACCGGTGAATTAACTCCTCCTGGGAAGTATTTTTTAGATTCATTAAATAATTCTTCAGTCATTTTATCACTTATAAATGTTGGATTAATGAGTTTACACAAGCAACTGCTATAGGTGTTCCACCTTTAGGGCCTTCGGTAATGACATTAGGGATATTTGAATTTCTTAAAGCTTCTTTAGAATCAGCAGCTCCAACAAATCCGACAGGAACTCCAACTATTGCTTTAAGATTAATTTCACCTTTTTCATATAAATCCATTGCTTCAAAAACAGCTGTTGGAGCATTTCCGGAAACGACAATACCTTCAAAGTCATTTTCGCTGGCATATCTGATTGCTGCAGCAGCCCTGGTTATTTGATGCTCTTTAGCTATTTTCTTAACTTCTTCATTTTTGATATAACATTCAACTTCACCATCATAACGGGTTATTCCATATTTAACCATGTTAATGTCAGTTAAAATTGTTTCGTTATTTCTCAATGACTTCATCGCAACATCAACAAAATCATCGCTTATATGAACAAGCTTTGCATATTCTGGGTCTGCAGTTGAGTGAACGATACGCTCAACGATGTCTTTTTCAGCAGGTTTCAAATCTTTAATTTCATCACCAATAAGGCCTCGGATAATCTCTCTACTTTTAGTAGCGATATCATAACCTTGTTTAGTTGATGCACCCATAAACATTTGGTCTGTCATATTATAATTATATGTAAAAAAATAGTTAAAATATTTTAGTATTTTACTTATTTAATGAAAAATTCTAACCCAATCATAAAAGAAGTAAAATTCTTTTTAGTTAAATCTGAGTATTTTATATACTTTTTTACTAATTACCAATCATGTTAACTATTAAAAATGATTTAAAAATATATTTGAACTCAATGATGAATACTTTTAGAATTGATGAGAGAGGTGCTTTTCTGCTGTCCTTTGAATTGAAGCTGAAAGACCAGGAATTTTTGAACTATTGTCATCTCGATATGGATTTATGATTTTTAAATGCCTTGAGAGAATATCTTTTAATGATATTTGTTTTATTTTTAAATATTATTTTTCACTCACAGATTTTCCAGCTAAAAAACCTGTTGAAAATGCTATTTTTAGATTGTATCCCCCTGTAGGTCCATCCAAGTCAAGCACTTCTCCTGCAAAATAAAGATTAGGTGTCGTTTTTGATTCCATGCTTTTTGGATTGATGTTTTTCAGGTCAATTCCACCAACAGTAACCTTAGCCAAATCCTTGTTGAAGTCAACAATTTCAAATGTAAACCTTTTGAGACTCTCAACTAATCTGTTTTTACTTTTCTTATTTATTCTGCTTAATTGGGTATCAGAAGCTATATTTGTCTTTTTTAAAAAGTATTCAATGAATGCGTTTGTCAAATAATCTTTTAGATAATTTTTGATTTGAGTTTTTCCCCTGTTTTGAAAATCCTTATTGAATGTATCTTTCAAATAATCTCTTGAATAGTCAGGAACTAAATCAATAGCTATTTCACATGACAAATCATACTCATCATCTAAAATATCATAATCAAGATCTTTTGATATTTTGCTGCTTAAATCAATGATTCCGGGGCCTGTCAATCCAACATGGCTAATAAGCACATTACCTTTAACTTTTGATTTTTTATATGAACATTCAACATTTTCAAGGGTAATGCCAGCTATTGAGCTTAAGTCCTCTTTTGTTATTAATGGTGAAAGACCATATTTTATTTTAGTTACTGGCATATCGGTTAAAGAATAGTTATTGGAATTACATCCGGTTTGAGGGTATGTTACTCCACCCGTGGCTATTATTATTTTTTTAGCTTTGATTTCATCGTTTATAATAAAATTATCTGAAATTTTTTTAACTTCATAATTATATAGGATTTCAACATCGTTTAAATGCCTTTCGAGTCCGTTTAAAACGTCAATTGATTTTTCACTTTCGGGAAACATTCTATTGTTATCCTCTTCAATAAAGTCAAAATCAAAAAGATTAAACAAATCCTCATTAGTGAAGGTATAAAA containing:
- a CDS encoding aminoacetone oxidase family FAD-binding enzyme, with amino-acid sequence MEYDIAIIGGGPAGITAAIACSKDLKVILLEKNSSLGVKLLLTGGGRCNITNNKPLKKLLTFFDERNFLKHSFYTFTNEDLFNLFDFDFIEEDNNRMFPESEKSIDVLNGLERHLNDVEILYNYEVKKISDNFIINDEIKAKKIIIATGGVTYPQTGCNSNNYSLTDMPVTKIKYGLSPLITKEDLSSIAGITLENVECSYKKSKVKGNVLISHVGLTGPGIIDLSSKISKDLDYDILDDEYDLSCEIAIDLVPDYSRDYLKDTFNKDFQNRGKTQIKNYLKDYLTNAFIEYFLKKTNIASDTQLSRINKKSKNRLVESLKRFTFEIVDFNKDLAKVTVGGIDLKNINPKSMESKTTPNLYFAGEVLDLDGPTGGYNLKIAFSTGFLAGKSVSEK
- the hemL gene encoding glutamate-1-semialdehyde 2,1-aminomutase translates to MTEELFNESKKYFPGGVNSPVRAFKPYPFFVKSAGGCKITDSEENTYIDHCLAYGPLILGHANPKVVREVSNQLTIGTAYGAPTENEIKLAREVVDRIPCAEMVRFCNSGTEATMSAIRLARGFTGRDKIIKFEGAYHGAHDYVLVKGGSGAACLPDSAGIPTDTTKNTLSVPFNDEEALSEMIEKEGENIACLIMEVVMGNVGCIEPKPGFLEFVRKITEENDIILIFDEVITGFRASRGGAQQYYGVTPDLTTLGKIVGGGLPMGAFCGKREIMELIAPQGPVYQAGTFSGNPISVQAGLSTLSQLDDKFYKDLERKGNFLRGNIESIIDDEQYNIQCVGLASMFQIYLNPAEVYNYADAQKSDTESFLRYFRALLKEGVFIPPSQFECNFISSAHSMADLQDTSDAIEIALAVAFNKKNKY
- the argS gene encoding arginine--tRNA ligase, which translates into the protein MYFEIEKQAIDALNKALDQYDEDIDRNFRLEFPPDPKLGDLASTIAFALTKKLKTAPNLVAEDLVSKIEVPDIFEKVQNFGPYVNFFIDYSKFSKLLLEKVDDSYGKLDKVDEKIILEHTSANPNGPLHIGHVRNSIFGDSLARLLKLAGREVETQYYVNDMGRQIAIIVYGITEMGLKIEDQEGEKIDEKIGKLYFLANKEVDENEAANTKVSELIQKYEKGEDEELNKTFEHVVESCVSGIKDTLHRMNIHHDDFVWEGTFIRNGEVSDLVNYFEKEGFVSHEDVDYIDLKFYNIEKEFVLRRSNGTSLYSTRDLAYHRYKATLGDVVLDILGSDHKLSSKQMKVIFEEILKEKAPEVIFYEFITLPEGSMSTRKGKFVSVDDLVDEAILRATKEIKSRNPDLTDAEIAPMAEKIGIGAIRFFIAKLSPEKHLTFKWDEALSFERGCASIQYAHARACKLLNKSGKDISSLEIDENWVPNETEQDLVRLIAKFPQVVEDCANKKRVHNITQYCQDLAGSFNKFYKSEQVIGSDVEDTRLILVDKSKTTIKNALNILGVPAPEKM
- a CDS encoding cobalt-precorrin-8 methylmutase; translation: MTDQMFMGASTKQGYDIATKSREIIRGLIGDEIKDLKPAEKDIVERIVHSTADPEYAKLVHISDDFVDVAMKSLRNNETILTDINMVKYGITRYDGEVECYIKNEEVKKIAKEHQITRAAAAIRYASENDFEGIVVSGNAPTAVFEAMDLYEKGEINLKAIVGVPVGFVGAADSKEALRNSNIPNVITEGPKGGTPIAVACVNSLIQHL
- a CDS encoding signal peptidase I, with amino-acid sequence MVDYKEIASYIIILAIVLIAAQHLNVVVSGSMEPVFYRGDIVVIEKADFLGLHEFDRKSVEKGDIVVYDAKWFNQPVIHRIIDIKEINGTTMYEIKGDNNNRSDPYYVTSDQIESRVLKWGDKPIVIPWIGNISLWLRGL